In Fimbriimonadaceae bacterium, the DNA window CTACAAGAAAAAACGGCGCGCCGCTGATGCGACGCGCCCATACCCTCTTTGCTTCTCTGTTTCCCTGGTGTGAAAATCTTGTGTTCAGGTGGGCGCCCGAAGTCTTTGTCGTGCTCGCCCTGCACTATTCATCGGTGGTCTATGTCTGTTTCTTGACCCCAAGAACAAATTTGCATTCTGGTCAGCGTCACTTTTGACCAGGGGTTACACTCGCGGTTGATGCGACGACTGACGGGGACGTTCCTCGACGAGATCACCCACGACATCCCTTCCCAGAACTGGGGCATTGACGAGTGGAGGCGGGAGTTCCGGCTGTACCAGCGGATCGGCATCGACACGGCCGTCATCATCCGGTCGGGCTACCGGGACCGTTGCGTCTTCCCCAGCAAGGTCTTGCCCGGCCTGTTGCCGGTCTACGACGACCTAGGCCGCATGTTCTTGGACCTGGCCGAGGAACACGGGGTCAGCCTCTATTGGGGCACATACGACTCCGGCAGCCATTGGCACCGCCAGAGCTGGTGGAAGGAGGTCGACCTGAACAAGGCGTTCATCGACGAAGTGGTCGAGCGCTACGGGGACAGCCCGGCGTTCAAAGGTTGGTACATGACCCACGAGACCAGTCGCCTGGACAGCCACATCGTGGAGATATTCAACGGGATCGGCCGCCACTGCAAGTCGGTCAAGGACGTGCCGGTCCTGATTTCACCGTACCCTCAGGGCACGAAGCAGTTCGACGTCCATTCCGCGTTCACACTTCAGGAGTCCCTGGAGCATTGGCAGCGTATTTTCGACGCGACCCACGAGGCGGTGGACGTCTGCGCTTTTCAGGACGGGCAGATCCAGTATTCCGAGCTCCCGGCGTTCCTGTCGGGCATGCGCGGGCTCGCCGACCGGTATGGGATCACGACGTGGTCCAATGTCGAGAGCTTCGACCGCGACATGCCCATCAAGTTTCCGCCCGCCGACTGGCGCTACCTCAGGCTGAAGATGGAAGCGGCGTCGGCGACGGCGGAGAAGCTCGTCACATTCGAGTTCGCCCATTTCATGTCGCCCTACTCGTGCTATCCGGCCGCCCGCAATCTGTTCAAGCGGTATTGCGAGTGTCACGGGCTGGATTTCGAACCGATCTGATGATGCTTTGCCGGAAATGCTTGACTCGGCGACGAGTTTTTGCTGTATAGTTTTCACGTTGGACTGTGCCTGTCTGCACTCATCGCCCGCTTCCCCATCCATAGTTCAGGAGGCGGGCCTTTTCATTCCAGACTTTTGGCCCGACTTTCAGTAGGTCTTGCAAACATCCCTACCCTGACCTCGGTATTTCGCGATACGGACGCGAACAAGGGCGGCACTCAGACTGCCCAGGGCGTGCCCGTCTCCGGTAACGGGGGGAATGAGATGAGACAAGCACCAAAACTATGGGTACCGATCGTCGCCACCGTGATCTTCGGTGGTGCCGGCGCCACAACGTGGATGTGGGTGACATCCACCGACCAGGTCAAGTCCGACGCCGGACATCAGTCGCTGCGCCAAGCGATTGTCGCCCGGGCCGTCACGCCGAGCGAGGCTGACCGGCTCGCCAGCGCGCCAAGTCTGCCGACGGGTGCGACCAGCATGACGGTCGATGACAAGTTCGTCTACGTCTACTCAGGCAACAAGCTGATGAAGGTCGACAAGAACTCGTTGCAGATCGTGAACTCGGCCGACCTTATC includes these proteins:
- a CDS encoding DUF4434 domain-containing protein, with the protein product MRRLTGTFLDEITHDIPSQNWGIDEWRREFRLYQRIGIDTAVIIRSGYRDRCVFPSKVLPGLLPVYDDLGRMFLDLAEEHGVSLYWGTYDSGSHWHRQSWWKEVDLNKAFIDEVVERYGDSPAFKGWYMTHETSRLDSHIVEIFNGIGRHCKSVKDVPVLISPYPQGTKQFDVHSAFTLQESLEHWQRIFDATHEAVDVCAFQDGQIQYSELPAFLSGMRGLADRYGITTWSNVESFDRDMPIKFPPADWRYLRLKMEAASATAEKLVTFEFAHFMSPYSCYPAARNLFKRYCECHGLDFEPI